Within Quercus lobata isolate SW786 chromosome 5, ValleyOak3.0 Primary Assembly, whole genome shotgun sequence, the genomic segment TGTCTCCTCCCAAGCATTCCACAAGTGAAAGCAAAACGTGTCTGGACATTCAACCCAAACAATATCCGAAGCATTACTCGCATTCTTAGCCAAAACACCGAACCGACACTGCTTGTTCTTGTCGTAAATCACAGGAGAGCCGCCGGTGATCATTTCTTGGAGCTTGAACACAACCTGCTGGTCAGGAATCACCACGAAATTCTCGGTAATCGCGAAGTCGTGCATCATGGTCGGCTCATGTAAAGGGATTTCAACGTCCGAGGATTTCTTTCCATCTGGGGAGAACTTGAAGTATTTAAGGTAAGGTTTCTGAATAACATCGTAGCTGAGACCAAAGAGCTCTTTGGAAACTGGGTCTACTTTTGGATGAGCAATCATTGCGGACTTAAGCTGGTCATTGAAATTGTGTCTGCCTATCGTTTCCAAGTCACCAGATGCTTTGATTCGGACTTGATACGGCAAATCGTCCTCCGACATAGCGAGAAGCCGGTCATTGAAATAAACCAAACCGGCGTTGGCAACGCCGGTTCCTTGGTTTTGATCAACGAGTCCAAAAAGCCCTCTGGCGAAGAACAAAGCTAGCCGTGCAATACCGGAGTGTCCGTGGAGTTCACCAATGGCTTTTGGGAAAACCGGGCGCCCGAGTTTTCGCTCTTGGATTAATCTTTGCGTCTCGGTGAACCGGCACACGTAGCTGGCGGTGGCGGAGCCGCCGTTAATGTTAACGGCGTGAACCATTCCGTCTCCGTCGAAGAGGTGGTGGCCGGCGACGGGGTCGAATTGTGGATTGGCTCCGTTTCGGAGGTACACGCCGTTAATGCATTTCGGGATTGTACCGATTATCGGCAGCGAGTTTCGGACCGGCTGTTCGGGCACCGGAGCGAAGTTTCCGGAGATTTGGACACGTGGGTCTGCGGTTTTGGGAAGTGGGTGTTGGCGCTCGCGTGAGACTAACGCGCCTTCGGCAAGGTCTAAGGCCATGGCTGCAGCTCTTTGCAGTGGATTCCAGTGTGGAGGCTGTGTGTTCTTCTTGGGTTTCATGGGAGTGTCATCTTTGGTGATTAGTGGCTGTTGGTAGGGCTGTTTTGGGAAATGAAGCACCGAAGGAGAATGTAAAGCACAGTGTATGatggtgttgttgttgttgttgggcttATTCTTCTTCAAGGTGATGGATTTTGATGTGAAGCCCAAGTTTAATAATGATGAAGAAGAGGATGAGAGAGTTGGATGAGACATTTGGGCTCTAGCCCAACTGCTAGAGTTGGGTGTAATTGAAGGGACTGCCATGGCTTTGAGTGTGGGGTATTGGTGttgattttctctctctctcagatagAGTGAAGAGAAGagagtttctttgttttggtttttgagagagggagagagaagtgAGTGAGTTTTTGGatagaaaaggagagaaaatgggaGTATAAATAGAGTGTGGGGGTGGTGAAAGAGAAGGGtttgtatttggttttggaGGTCCACCTCAGACATCTAAGAGAATACCACGTGTTATTTTTGTGGAAAGGGCACTTTAGGATTGAAACTAGAGGTTTAGACACATAGAGCTTGGAAAAAAAGCATAATGTATTAGTGAgtgaatgaaaagaaagagtttATTTTAAGCTATTATTATTGGAAGTGTAATTAAGCTAGGGACCAATAAGAGTTGAAATTAGAGTGAGGGACACGagtcataataaataaatttaatacgTAATAGACTTAATAGTCTAATAGAGAGTcatgcacacacacaaaagaagttGGGTGAAAATGAGGAAGTCAAGCACTGTAATTGGTGCTCTATTTTGATCTAACTCCGCGTTCCTTCCTCTGTTGGTCTTGGTCTTGGTCTTTGGGCTTTAAGGACTGGTCATCCCCACCCACGTGGCCGTCCTATATACTCCCTTTCAGCCACAAAATCTTCGTCACATCACTTGCCCCACACGCTCACCATCACCGCCTCAgcctcacacacacacacacacacacacacacattctctctctctctctctatgattCTCAGCTTCGCTATGGACTATAAAAAGTGGCTTGCTTGCTCTCTATCAACATCAATATTGGTCCAGATTTGTCTGTGACTAGTACATTCCTAATCCCATTAGtcctttacaaatttttttttttttttttgggctatcTCACCCATcgattaatttaattaattgtcaGCTCCTCCGCGTTCCCCAAAggtaatttaacttttttttttttttttttttttttttctaaggcaTTAGTTTGCATTGAAATAAACAGAGAATGATCAAACTGTTTAAACATTACAGGGGAGGTAAAAGGCAGTTGAACTTAGGTCATATATTAATAACTTTCTAAGTCATGTATTAATGACGGAtttgttatgtattaataactttttaggtCATAATTAATGACGATTaagttatgtattaataactttgTAGGACATATACTAATGGCAATTtagttatgtattaataactttcTAAATCATGTATTAATGATGGATTTGTTATATGTCTAGTGACCAGTTTCACTGGACACGTTAAGATGTAGACACGTGTTCAATTTTAGACACGTGTCCATATCCTAACATGTTCAATGAAACTGACCACTAAATATAAGCCTTTCCCATTAACTTTTTAGGTCATGTATTAATGATGATTAAGttatatattaataactatCTAAGTTATGTATTAATGACGAATTTGTTAtgtattaatgattttttaggTCATGTATTAATGACGATTAACTTATGTATTGGATTGGATATGAGATTCCCTTAATCACATGTACGTATCAATCCATAACATTCCTAAAGATAGTGGGCTGCTTTCTTGTTACTGTTCTACCTAAGATGGCTTCAAGCTCCTTCACTTCTTATTTGTGGGTATACATGCCTAATTGTCAGTTTTGcctataagaaaaaaaacaaaaaagttaattaGTTAACAAATTAATGTAAGATAATTGTGCCCAAATTAGAGATGAATGGGATGTACATGTATTCCAATTGATCAAAAAAGAATGACACTATGTAGGATTTCCGTGGATTTAGACGTAACTCATAAGAGTTTCCAATGTATGAACATGCGAGCCTAACTCATGATTTCTTTGGACGGGGGAAAATAATAGACAAGGGTAGGGTGGGGCGAGAGGGATGTAGGTCTTGTTTGTGACTTTATAACTTAA encodes:
- the LOC115992594 gene encoding 9-cis-epoxycarotenoid dioxygenase NCED2, chloroplastic; protein product: MSEVDLQNQIQTLLFHHPHTLFILPFSLLFYPKTHSLLSPSLKNQNKETLFSSLYLRERENQHQYPTLKAMAVPSITPNSSSWARAQMSHPTLSSSSSSLLNLGFTSKSITLKKNKPNNNNNTIIHCALHSPSVLHFPKQPYQQPLITKDDTPMKPKKNTQPPHWNPLQRAAAMALDLAEGALVSRERQHPLPKTADPRVQISGNFAPVPEQPVRNSLPIIGTIPKCINGVYLRNGANPQFDPVAGHHLFDGDGMVHAVNINGGSATASYVCRFTETQRLIQERKLGRPVFPKAIGELHGHSGIARLALFFARGLFGLVDQNQGTGVANAGLVYFNDRLLAMSEDDLPYQVRIKASGDLETIGRHNFNDQLKSAMIAHPKVDPVSKELFGLSYDVIQKPYLKYFKFSPDGKKSSDVEIPLHEPTMMHDFAITENFVVIPDQQVVFKLQEMITGGSPVIYDKNKQCRFGVLAKNASNASDIVWVECPDTFCFHLWNAWEETETDEVVVIGSCMTPPDSIFNESDESLKSVLCEIRLNLKTGKSTRRAIIKDEVNLEAGMVNKNKLGRKTKYAYLAVAEPWPKVSGFAKVDILSGEMKKYIYGDRKYGGEPFFLPRDPNSENEDDGYILCFVHDERTWKSELQIVNAMNMKLEAAIKLPSRVPYGFHGTFVDSKDLANQA